Part of the Halogeometricum sp. S3BR5-2 genome, CTGCGGGACATCTTCGAGAACGTCGAACAGGAGGAGTTCGACGCGTTCGTCCCGTTCCACAAGGCCGTCGGACGGGCGATGCGCGAGTCGGGCTACTGGTTCTACGAGGGCGCCGACCAGTTCGTCAGCGGCAAGAAGAGCGCCTGAACGACCGGAAAGCTATCGCTCCGGCGCCGGACGCTCCCAGTCGCGCACCGCGTCGCCGTGCACCTCCGCCATCACCTTCTCCTCTAAGAGGTTCACCGCGACGCTGTTTGCCCCTTCGGGGATGATGAGGTCGGCGTGCTTCTTCGAGGGTTCGATGAACTGCTCGTGCATCGGCTTCACCGTCGAGAGGTACTGGTCGATGACGCCCTCCAGGTCGCGCCCGCGTTCGATAACGTCGCGTTCGATTCGGCGGAGGATGCGCACGTCGGCGTCCGTCTCGACGTAGAGGCGCAGGTCGAACATCTCGTTGACGTCCTCGTCGTACAGCGCGAGGATACCCTCGACGATGATGACGTCCGTCGGTTCGACCGTCGTCGCCTCCTCCTTGCGGTTGTGTATCTCGAAGTCGTACACCGGCATCTCGATGGGTTGCCCTTCCAGCAGCGTCGAGAGCTGTTCTCGCAGGAGGTCCCACTCGAACGCCGAGGGGTGGTCGTAGTTGACGTCCTCGCGTTCGGAGAGGTCGAGGTGGCTCAGGTCCTCGTAGTAGTTGTCGATGGGGATGCGCGTGACGGACTCGCCGACGTTCTCCGTGATGAGTCGCGCGACGGTTGTCTTGCCCGCGCCGGTCCCGCCAGCGATACCGATGACGAACGACGGGATGGT contains:
- the udk gene encoding uridine kinase, with protein sequence MTIPSFVIGIAGGTGAGKTTVARLITENVGESVTRIPIDNYYEDLSHLDLSEREDVNYDHPSAFEWDLLREQLSTLLEGQPIEMPVYDFEIHNRKEEATTVEPTDVIIVEGILALYDEDVNEMFDLRLYVETDADVRILRRIERDVIERGRDLEGVIDQYLSTVKPMHEQFIEPSKKHADLIIPEGANSVAVNLLEEKVMAEVHGDAVRDWERPAPER